From a region of the Balaenoptera musculus isolate JJ_BM4_2016_0621 chromosome 15, mBalMus1.pri.v3, whole genome shotgun sequence genome:
- the DCUN1D3 gene encoding DCN1-like protein 3 — MGQCVTKCKNPSSTLGSKNGDRDPSSKSHGRRGAGHREEQLPACGKPGGDILVNGTKKAEAATETCQLPTSSGDAGREPRSNAEESSLQRLEELFRRYKDEREDAILEEGMERFCNDLCVDPTEFRVLLLAWKFQAATMCKFTRKEFFDGCKAISADSIDGICARFPSLLTEAKQEDKFKDLYRFTFQFGLDSEEGQRSLHREIAIALWKLVFTQNNPPVLDQWLNFLTENPSGIKGISRDTWNMFLNFTQVIGPDLSNYSEDEAWPSLFDTFVEWEMERRKREGEGRGALSSGPEGLCPEEQT, encoded by the exons ATGGGCCAGTGTGTCACCAAGTGCAAGAATCCCTCATCAACTCTGGGTAGCAAGAATGGAGACCGTGACCCCAGCAGCAAGTCACACGGGAGGCGGGGTGCAGGCCACCGTGAGGAACAGCTGCCAGCCTGTGGCAAGCCAGGTGGGGATATCCTTGTCAATGGGACCAAGAAGGCAGAGGCTGCTACTGAGACCTGCCAGCTGCCAACATCCTCAGGAGATGCTGGGAGGGAGCCCAGGTCAAATGCCGAGGAGTCTTCCTTGCAGAGGTTGGAAGAACTGTTCAGGCGCTATAAGGATGAGCGGGAGGATGCAATTTTGGAGGAAGGCATGGAGCGCTTTTGCAATGACCTATGTGTGGACCCCACGGAATTTCGAGTGCTGCTCTTGGCTTGGAAGTTCCAGGCTGCTACCATGTGCAAATTCACCAG GAAGGAGTTTTTTGATGGCTGCAAAGCAATAAGTGCAGACAGCATTGATGGGATCTGTGCACGGTTCCCTAGCCTCTTAACAGAAGCCAAACAAGAGGATAAATTCAAGGATCTCTACCGGTTTACATTTCAGTTCGGCCTGGACTCTGAAGAAGGGCAGCGGTCACTGCATCGGGAAATAGCCATTGCCCTGTGGAAACTAGTCTTTACCCAGAACAATCCTCCAGTATTGGACCAGTGGCTAAACTTCCTAACAGAGAACCCCTCGGGGATCAAGGGCATCTCCAGGGACACTTGGAACATGTTCCTTAACTTCACTCAGGTGATTGGCCCTGACCTCAGCAACTACAGTGAAGATGAGGCCTGGCCAAGTCTCTTTGATACCTTTGTGGAGTGGGAAATGGAGcgaaggaaaagagaaggggaagggagaggtgcACTCAGCTCAGGGCCCGAGGGCTTATGTCCCGAGGAGCAGACTTAG